The following proteins are co-located in the Paracoccaceae bacterium Fryx2 genome:
- the rplV gene encoding 50S ribosomal protein L22: MGKEKNPRRVEDNEAMAKAKMLRTSPQKLNLVAALIRGKKVEKAIAELVFSKKRISQDVLKCLQSAIANAENNHGLDVDELVVAEAYCGKNLTLKRGRPRARGRFGKIMKPFSELTIKVRQVGETA; the protein is encoded by the coding sequence ATGGGCAAGGAAAAGAACCCGCGCCGCGTGGAAGACAACGAAGCCATGGCGAAAGCCAAGATGCTTCGCACCTCGCCGCAGAAGCTGAACCTGGTTGCCGCGCTGATCCGTGGCAAGAAGGTAGAGAAGGCGATCGCCGAACTGGTGTTCTCGAAGAAGCGCATCAGCCAGGACGTGCTGAAGTGCCTGCAGTCGGCGATTGCCAATGCCGAGAACAACCACGGTCTCGATGTCGATGAACTGGTGGTTGCCGAGGCCTATTGCGGCAAGAACCTGACGCTGAAGCGCGGCCGTCCGCGGGCGCGTGGTCGTTTCGGCAAGATCATGAAACCGTTCAGCGAGCTGACCATCAAGGTCCGCCAAGTCGGGGAGACTGCGTAA
- the rpsS gene encoding 30S ribosomal protein S19: MARSVWKGPFVDAYVLKKAEKAKDSGKSEVIKIWSRRSTILPQFVGLTFAVYNGKKHIPVAITEEMIGQKFGEYSPTRTYYGHAADKKAKRK; the protein is encoded by the coding sequence ATGGCACGTTCTGTTTGGAAAGGCCCTTTCGTTGACGCTTACGTCCTGAAAAAGGCCGAGAAAGCGAAAGACTCTGGGAAAAGCGAAGTGATCAAGATCTGGTCGCGCCGTTCCACCATCCTGCCGCAATTCGTCGGGCTGACTTTTGCCGTCTACAACGGCAAGAAGCATATCCCGGTTGCGATCACCGAAGAGATGATCGGCCAGAAGTTCGGTGAATATTCGCCGACGCGGACCTACTACGGTCACGCCGCCGACAAGAAAGCGAAGAGGAAGTAA